Proteins from one Streptomyces sp. NBC_00289 genomic window:
- a CDS encoding ABC transporter ATP-binding protein: protein MRATEAVLRMHDVRKSYRRRPVLAGVTLDLFPGQLVGIVGENGAGKSTLLKILVGDLASDGGAVECRGVVGSCPQETVLHDAFTVEQHLRFFQVAYGLNSLDRAYELLDVLQCADYRDARLETLSGGTRQKLNLVLALMHDPDILLLDEPYQGFDWETYLRFWDLAAGLRDCGCAILVVSHLAYDAERLDTLYRLTAGSLAEAERVSVTSTLGAAS, encoded by the coding sequence ATGAGGGCTACCGAGGCCGTGCTGCGGATGCACGACGTGCGTAAGAGCTACCGGCGTCGTCCGGTGCTGGCAGGCGTGACCCTGGACCTGTTTCCCGGTCAACTGGTCGGCATTGTGGGGGAGAACGGAGCCGGCAAGAGCACACTGCTGAAGATCCTGGTGGGCGACCTGGCCTCGGACGGCGGTGCGGTCGAATGCCGGGGGGTGGTGGGCAGCTGCCCACAGGAGACGGTGCTGCACGATGCGTTCACCGTTGAGCAGCACTTGCGGTTCTTCCAGGTCGCCTACGGCCTGAACAGTCTGGACCGGGCGTACGAGCTGCTGGACGTCCTACAGTGCGCCGACTACCGCGATGCGCGCCTGGAGACGCTCAGTGGCGGCACCCGCCAGAAGCTGAACCTGGTCCTGGCCCTGATGCACGACCCGGACATCCTGCTCCTGGACGAGCCCTATCAGGGCTTCGACTGGGAGACTTACCTGCGGTTCTGGGACCTGGCCGCCGGGCTGCGCGACTGCGGCTGCGCGATCCTGGTGGTCTCCCACCTCGCCTACGACGCCGAACGCCTGGACACCCTGTACCGGCTGACCGCGGGAAGCCTGGCAGAAGCCGAACGGGTCAGCGTGACCAGCACCTTGGGGGCGGCCTCGTGA
- a CDS encoding ABC transporter permease: MRFALVEQARNRLALIIVVVFVPVWTTLAFEVVTRIPVHFYVRPAARSVTMEGNVLTQITGALQALALIVGFMMFVATARSAPFDRRLVQAGYPRMCLALAKISSLVLVAAAVAAYATAWMHLFWRPQQQVFFAAGLFTGALIYGGIGVLLAAVLRSELAGMFLVIMISFIDLLLQNPISNPDADSAIVRYLPAYGAMQSAVAAGGLRLAPWSSLLLGAGWAAGSAAAGLTAFALRTRSHRADITTDDAGSGNLRLRGGEAAVTEPRSAAER, encoded by the coding sequence ATGCGTTTCGCGCTGGTCGAACAGGCGCGCAACCGCCTCGCGTTGATCATCGTGGTGGTTTTCGTCCCGGTGTGGACCACGCTGGCCTTCGAAGTGGTGACCCGCATCCCGGTCCATTTCTACGTCCGCCCGGCCGCCCGCTCGGTGACCATGGAAGGCAACGTCCTCACGCAGATCACCGGGGCCCTGCAGGCTCTCGCGCTGATCGTCGGCTTCATGATGTTCGTCGCCACCGCACGCTCCGCACCCTTCGACCGGCGCCTGGTCCAGGCCGGCTACCCGCGTATGTGCCTGGCGCTGGCGAAGATCAGCTCTCTGGTTCTGGTGGCCGCCGCGGTCGCCGCCTACGCCACCGCGTGGATGCACCTGTTCTGGCGGCCGCAGCAGCAGGTGTTCTTCGCAGCCGGGCTGTTCACGGGCGCGCTGATCTACGGGGGCATCGGCGTGCTGTTGGCGGCGGTGCTGCGCAGTGAACTGGCGGGCATGTTCCTCGTCATCATGATCAGTTTCATCGACCTGCTGCTGCAGAACCCCATCTCCAACCCCGACGCGGACAGCGCCATCGTGCGTTACCTGCCGGCCTACGGCGCGATGCAGTCCGCTGTCGCCGCGGGCGGGCTGCGCCTGGCGCCCTGGAGCAGCCTTCTCCTGGGTGCGGGGTGGGCCGCGGGAAGCGCTGCGGCCGGCCTGACCGCGTTCGCCTTGCGCACGCGTTCCCACCGGGCCGACATCACTACGGATGACGCGGGCAGCGGGAATTTGAGGCTTCGTGGTGGTGAAGCAGCCGTGACCGAACCGAGGTCAGCCGCCGAACGCTGA
- a CDS encoding pyridoxamine 5'-phosphate oxidase family protein, which translates to MSENTATENTTGTTRNDGPAPRALTDQELSQLLRQQQFGVLASVRSTGHPHLSTVLYDWNAQERVLRVSSTADRLKVRQLRRDPHTSLHVSGPDVWSFAVAEGEAEIVDPDDAAAPGEQPLPDRRVVILIRVSRLYGTALDIPSQD; encoded by the coding sequence ATGAGCGAGAACACCGCCACCGAAAACACCACCGGCACCACCAGGAACGACGGTCCGGCTCCCCGGGCGCTCACCGACCAGGAGCTCTCCCAGCTGCTGCGGCAGCAGCAGTTCGGCGTACTCGCGAGCGTCAGGAGCACCGGCCACCCGCACCTGTCGACCGTCCTCTACGACTGGAACGCGCAGGAGCGCGTACTGCGGGTCTCCTCCACCGCCGACCGCCTCAAGGTCCGCCAGTTACGCCGCGACCCGCACACCTCGCTGCACGTCAGCGGTCCGGACGTCTGGTCGTTCGCCGTGGCGGAGGGCGAGGCGGAGATCGTGGACCCGGACGACGCGGCGGCCCCCGGCGAGCAGCCGCTGCCCGACCGGCGCGTGGTCATCCTGATCCGGGTGTCCCGCCTGTACGGGACCGCCCTGGACATCCCCTCCCAGGACTGA
- a CDS encoding acetyl-CoA synthetase — translation MDLVVGPGDAVERRLCVRPGTVVSLVLRPRADDKRWTAVHSSAPVFVLVAGWQVDSDGRARASLRCTGTRAGAAVVGVSAKAPDVAGAARVAFTLHVSVVPYAKEG, via the coding sequence GTGGACCTCGTTGTCGGTCCCGGTGACGCCGTCGAGCGTCGGCTGTGCGTACGGCCGGGGACGGTGGTGTCCCTGGTTCTGCGGCCTCGCGCGGACGACAAGCGGTGGACCGCCGTGCACAGCTCCGCACCGGTGTTCGTCCTGGTGGCTGGATGGCAGGTGGACAGCGACGGTAGGGCCCGGGCGTCGCTGCGGTGTACGGGCACCCGGGCCGGTGCCGCCGTGGTCGGTGTGTCGGCGAAGGCGCCGGACGTGGCAGGTGCGGCGCGGGTCGCCTTCACGCTCCACGTGAGTGTGGTGCCGTACGCGAAGGAGGGGTGA
- a CDS encoding MFS transporter: MFAASGSASPPAAPRSRRLALGVLATGMLMIILDGSIVTVAMPAIQNDLGFTPAGLSWVVNAYLIAFGSLLLLAGRLGDLIGRRRMFLAGTAVFTAASLLAGVATTPAALIAARFLQGIGSAMASAVSLGILVTLFTEPRERARAIAVFSFTGAAGASIGQVLGGVLTDALNWHWIFFINLPFGIAVLAIAVRVLPDDVGLGLRAGADAFGAALVTAGLMLGIYTVVKVEEYGWTSGRTLGFGALAALLLAGFLVRQATAKNPLMPLRIFRSRSVSAANLVQILMVAALFSFQILVALYLQKVLGYGAAETGLAMLPAAAVIGAVSLGVSAPLNARFGERNVLLAGIVLLVGVLALLTRIPVQASYAVDLLPVMLLAAGFGLALPALTTLGMSGASEEDAGLASGLFNTTQQIGMALGVAVLSTLAASRTESLAADGRTAAEALTGGYRLAFAVGAGLLVIAFAVAFTMLRRPERQAAEEPPVDTQAPARSAAV; this comes from the coding sequence ATGTTTGCTGCATCCGGTTCCGCGTCACCACCCGCCGCCCCGCGCTCACGCCGGCTCGCCCTCGGAGTCCTCGCCACCGGGATGCTGATGATCATCCTCGACGGCTCCATCGTCACCGTGGCGATGCCGGCCATCCAAAACGACTTGGGGTTCACCCCCGCCGGCCTCAGCTGGGTCGTCAACGCCTACCTCATCGCATTCGGCAGCCTGCTCCTGCTGGCCGGCCGGCTCGGCGACCTGATCGGCCGCAGGCGCATGTTCCTGGCCGGCACCGCCGTCTTCACCGCCGCCTCACTGCTGGCCGGCGTGGCCACCACACCCGCCGCACTGATCGCCGCCCGCTTCCTCCAAGGCATCGGCAGCGCGATGGCCTCCGCCGTCAGCCTGGGCATCCTCGTGACGCTGTTCACCGAGCCCAGGGAGCGCGCCAGGGCCATCGCCGTCTTCAGCTTCACCGGCGCGGCCGGCGCGTCCATCGGCCAGGTCCTCGGCGGCGTACTCACCGACGCGCTCAACTGGCACTGGATCTTCTTCATCAACCTGCCCTTCGGCATCGCCGTCCTCGCGATCGCCGTACGGGTGCTGCCCGACGACGTCGGTCTGGGGCTCAGAGCGGGCGCGGACGCATTCGGCGCGGCTCTGGTCACCGCAGGCCTGATGCTCGGCATCTACACCGTCGTCAAAGTCGAGGAGTACGGCTGGACCTCGGGCCGTACGCTCGGCTTCGGCGCCCTCGCTGCCCTACTGCTCGCCGGGTTCCTCGTCCGTCAGGCCACCGCGAAGAACCCCCTGATGCCGCTGCGGATCTTCCGCTCGCGCAGCGTCTCCGCCGCCAACCTGGTCCAGATCCTGATGGTCGCCGCGCTCTTCTCCTTCCAGATCCTCGTCGCCCTGTACCTCCAGAAGGTGCTCGGGTACGGCGCCGCCGAGACCGGGCTCGCGATGCTCCCGGCAGCCGCCGTCATCGGCGCCGTATCCCTGGGAGTCTCCGCCCCTCTCAACGCCCGCTTCGGTGAGCGCAACGTCCTGCTGGCGGGCATCGTGCTCCTCGTCGGTGTCCTCGCTCTCCTCACCCGCATCCCCGTGCAGGCCAGTTACGCCGTCGACCTCCTCCCGGTCATGCTGCTCGCCGCGGGCTTCGGCCTCGCGCTGCCGGCGCTGACCACACTCGGCATGTCCGGCGCGAGCGAGGAGGACGCCGGTCTCGCGTCCGGCCTGTTCAACACCACCCAGCAGATCGGCATGGCCCTGGGCGTCGCGGTTCTGTCCACCCTGGCCGCCTCCCGCACCGAGAGCCTCGCGGCGGACGGCCGGACGGCGGCCGAGGCGCTGACCGGCGGCTACCGGCTCGCCTTCGCGGTGGGCGCGGGCCTCCTCGTCATCGCCTTCGCCGTCGCCTTCACGATGCTGCGCCGCCCAGAGCGCCAGGCCGCCGAGGAGCCGCCCGTCGACACGCAGGCTCCCGCCCGCTCCGCAGCCGTCTGA
- a CDS encoding squalene/phytoene synthase family protein, whose translation MWGAVRLLAPPEFQPHALAGATMLAFTDDVCDRGAAGAREKRFEAWATRVQSALDTGVAGHPLLRAYLHSAQVCGLPRSWADSYMAGTRIDLRFPGFDDETDYQRYIDTLTWPGLMLSTGLTPHLVSDDEFAASCRLVADGFQRVDFLTDLAEDLRGGRLTLPLSDLDRHGVTRADLEQAQDTPGVRALLAATASAARASLTAAQRVVGEVPGAYRPVVRCLLGLYQHRVDAVTALGAAVLRRPVRDDPRAGLRLFVRSQRPVLPRQGSDRAEPGTRRGRRPWPSDGHAGGCAVLPGHPTGMPRAARGHSGHNDLEGNAGYEGYRGRAADARRA comes from the coding sequence ATGTGGGGCGCGGTACGGCTGCTGGCACCGCCCGAGTTCCAGCCGCACGCACTGGCAGGGGCGACGATGCTCGCCTTCACCGACGACGTCTGCGATCGGGGCGCTGCCGGGGCGCGCGAGAAGCGGTTCGAGGCGTGGGCAACCCGTGTTCAGAGCGCGCTGGATACCGGAGTTGCGGGGCACCCGTTGCTGCGGGCCTACCTGCACTCCGCGCAAGTGTGTGGTCTGCCCCGGTCCTGGGCGGACTCCTATATGGCCGGGACGCGCATCGACCTGCGGTTTCCCGGATTTGACGACGAGACCGACTACCAGCGGTACATCGACACGCTGACGTGGCCCGGTTTGATGCTGAGCACGGGTCTGACGCCCCATCTGGTCTCCGACGACGAGTTCGCCGCTTCCTGCCGGCTGGTGGCCGACGGATTCCAGCGCGTTGACTTCCTCACCGATCTGGCCGAGGACCTGAGGGGCGGGCGGCTGACGCTGCCCTTGTCCGACCTCGACCGGCACGGTGTCACACGCGCCGACCTTGAGCAGGCGCAGGACACCCCGGGAGTGAGGGCTCTGCTCGCGGCGACGGCGTCCGCGGCGCGCGCCTCGCTCACTGCGGCGCAACGCGTCGTGGGTGAAGTGCCTGGCGCCTACCGGCCGGTGGTGCGCTGCCTGCTCGGCCTGTATCAGCACCGCGTGGACGCCGTCACGGCGCTGGGGGCGGCTGTTCTTCGCCGTCCTGTGCGTGATGACCCACGGGCGGGTCTGCGTCTGTTCGTCCGCTCCCAGCGCCCGGTCCTGCCCCGCCAGGGCTCTGACCGCGCAGAACCGGGAACACGGCGCGGCCGTCGCCCGTGGCCCTCTGATGGGCACGCCGGTGGTTGCGCCGTGCTGCCCGGGCACCCGACCGGCATGCCCCGAGCGGCGCGCGGTCACAGTGGCCACAATGATCTGGAAGGAAACGCAGGGTATGAGGGCTACCGAGGCCGTGCTGCGGATGCACGACGTGCGTAA
- a CDS encoding polyprenyl synthetase family protein, producing MTELAVPRRPTATHLSTDEVRAAIEAEIAARWPDGAAGLDAIHRYALQAPGKLLRPLLLCHSALAFGASLHQVLPAAVGFECAHTGSLLHDDILDNDPLRRGRPAVHTRYGVEQAIVAGNALFFALFTHLAECGDRGISDDRIRQALAVQARAGLDVCRGAAHELTLAGDFDSGVAAYMSMARRKTAVMLAAACQIGGILAGAACQEQEKLTEFGEHLGLAFQIRDDLLPYDDAIGRSGKPGDSDLRNRRPTLPVLLALDRADQSDQRALRHLLTTDTYAPGAQQQLSRLLRRSGALAEARQTADRHARAAGDALTRLPPGPHVEALKQLTR from the coding sequence GTGACCGAACTCGCGGTGCCACGCCGGCCCACGGCAACGCACCTGTCGACCGATGAAGTCCGCGCCGCGATCGAAGCCGAGATCGCCGCCCGCTGGCCCGACGGCGCGGCCGGCCTGGACGCCATCCACCGCTACGCGCTCCAAGCCCCGGGCAAACTGCTGCGGCCGTTGCTGCTGTGCCACAGTGCGCTGGCCTTCGGTGCGAGCCTGCACCAGGTCCTGCCCGCGGCTGTCGGCTTCGAGTGCGCTCACACCGGCAGCCTTCTGCACGATGACATCCTCGACAACGACCCGCTGCGCCGCGGCCGGCCCGCCGTCCACACCCGGTACGGGGTCGAGCAGGCGATCGTCGCCGGCAACGCCCTGTTCTTCGCGCTGTTCACGCACCTTGCCGAGTGCGGTGACCGCGGCATCAGCGACGACCGGATCCGTCAGGCCCTGGCTGTCCAGGCCCGAGCCGGTCTGGACGTCTGCCGGGGAGCCGCCCACGAACTCACTCTCGCCGGCGATTTCGACAGCGGCGTTGCCGCATACATGTCCATGGCCCGCCGCAAGACCGCAGTCATGCTCGCCGCCGCCTGCCAGATCGGCGGGATCCTCGCCGGGGCCGCCTGTCAGGAGCAGGAGAAGCTGACCGAATTCGGCGAGCACCTGGGACTTGCCTTCCAGATCCGCGACGACCTCCTGCCCTACGACGACGCAATCGGCCGCAGCGGCAAACCCGGCGACAGCGACCTGCGCAACCGGCGCCCCACCCTGCCCGTCCTGCTCGCCCTGGACCGCGCCGACCAATCCGACCAGCGGGCCCTGCGGCATCTGCTCACCACAGACACATACGCGCCAGGCGCCCAGCAACAGTTGAGCCGTCTGTTGCGACGCTCAGGAGCTCTCGCCGAAGCCCGGCAGACCGCCGACCGCCATGCCCGCGCCGCAGGCGACGCACTGACCCGGCTTCCACCCGGCCCACACGTCGAGGCGCTGAAGCAACTGACCCGATAG
- a CDS encoding helix-turn-helix transcriptional regulator → MFVDDPKEVRDADVSAIAALDEPTRRRLYDHVVRQPGSVSRDEAAAALGLARQTAAFHLDRLAEESLLDVVYERRSGRAGPGAGRPAKLYRRSAKQIAVTLPDRRYELAGRLLAQSVEESGATGEPVRDVLHRKAEELGTLLGEAGNGSPFDLLERYGFEPRPEEGAIVLGNCPFHALAREYTQTVCGMNLHLLRGVLQGLGASGYAACLSPGPGRCCVRLEPVT, encoded by the coding sequence GTGTTCGTGGACGACCCGAAGGAAGTACGCGACGCCGACGTCTCCGCCATCGCCGCTCTGGATGAGCCGACGCGCAGGAGGCTGTACGACCATGTGGTGCGCCAGCCCGGCTCCGTCAGCCGGGACGAGGCAGCCGCCGCGCTCGGTCTGGCGCGCCAGACGGCGGCCTTCCACCTCGACCGGCTCGCCGAGGAGTCCCTGCTCGACGTGGTCTACGAGAGGCGCAGCGGACGGGCGGGTCCGGGGGCGGGCCGGCCGGCCAAGCTGTACCGGCGCTCGGCGAAACAGATCGCGGTCACCCTGCCGGACCGGCGCTACGAGCTCGCCGGGCGACTCCTTGCCCAGTCGGTGGAGGAATCCGGCGCAACCGGTGAGCCGGTACGGGATGTGCTGCACCGCAAGGCCGAAGAGCTCGGCACGCTGTTGGGCGAGGCGGGCAACGGAAGTCCTTTCGACCTGCTGGAGCGGTACGGGTTCGAGCCCCGGCCCGAGGAAGGCGCCATTGTGCTGGGCAACTGTCCCTTCCACGCGCTGGCCCGCGAGTACACGCAGACGGTGTGCGGCATGAACCTGCACCTGCTGCGCGGTGTCCTTCAGGGGCTGGGCGCTTCTGGGTACGCGGCCTGCCTGTCGCCCGGCCCGGGCCGGTGCTGTGTCCGGTTGGAACCTGTCACCTGA
- a CDS encoding ester cyclase produces MSSEENKRLVRRFYAEIDKGNVEAMDEFVAEDYQDHSPPPFPGLGSGREGLKQALRLFWEATPGIHEIEDQIAEGDKVVTRMTARGVHERDLPGIPATGNRLTMTATVIHRIENGRLAEKWSDKDLLGFLQQLGVIPTPGDTPG; encoded by the coding sequence GTGTCGAGCGAAGAGAACAAGAGGTTGGTTCGCCGCTTCTACGCGGAGATCGACAAGGGCAACGTGGAGGCCATGGACGAATTCGTGGCCGAGGACTACCAGGACCACTCCCCGCCACCGTTTCCAGGGCTCGGGTCCGGTCGCGAAGGGCTCAAGCAGGCGCTCCGTCTTTTCTGGGAGGCCACTCCCGGGATTCATGAGATCGAGGATCAGATCGCGGAAGGCGACAAAGTGGTGACCCGGATGACGGCACGTGGAGTGCATGAACGGGACCTGCCCGGCATTCCCGCCACCGGAAACCGGCTCACGATGACGGCGACGGTGATTCACCGCATCGAAAACGGCAGGCTCGCGGAGAAGTGGTCGGACAAGGACCTTCTCGGCTTTCTCCAGCAGCTCGGCGTGATCCCGACGCCCGGCGATACGCCGGGATAG
- a CDS encoding MarR family winged helix-turn-helix transcriptional regulator → MTAMTPARTEPDLSFLLDHTSHVLRSKMSAALAEIGLTARMHCVLVHALEEERTQIQLAEIGDMDKTTMVVTVDALEKAGLAERRPSSTDRRARIIAVTDEGSRVAGQSQEIVDRVHRDALATLPGGDRDALLRALKHLVGDGLANPVEAPRTARRARQSR, encoded by the coding sequence ATGACCGCCATGACGCCCGCGCGCACCGAACCGGACCTGTCGTTCCTCCTGGACCACACCAGTCACGTCCTGCGGAGCAAGATGTCCGCCGCCCTGGCCGAGATCGGCCTGACCGCCCGGATGCACTGCGTGCTCGTCCACGCCCTGGAGGAGGAGCGCACCCAGATCCAGCTCGCCGAGATCGGCGACATGGACAAGACCACGATGGTGGTGACGGTGGACGCCCTGGAGAAGGCGGGTCTGGCCGAGCGGCGGCCTTCCAGTACGGACCGGCGGGCCCGGATCATCGCCGTCACCGACGAGGGTTCCCGCGTCGCCGGGCAGAGCCAGGAGATCGTCGACCGCGTGCATCGCGACGCCCTGGCCACGCTTCCCGGCGGGGACAGGGATGCCCTCCTGCGGGCCCTGAAGCACCTGGTCGGCGACGGTCTGGCGAACCCCGTCGAGGCTCCGCGCACCGCCCGCCGGGCGCGCCAGTCCAGGTAG